The following coding sequences lie in one Candidatus Dormiibacterota bacterium genomic window:
- the rpsL gene encoding 30S ribosomal protein S12 → MPTINQLIRKPRKDPKKKTKTPALSRTLNALKGRSYVHPSPLKRGVCIKVSTTTPRKPNSALRKIARVRLTNGMEVTAYIPGIGHNLQEHSVVLIRGGGPKDLAGVRYTIVRGSLDAAGVSNRKQGRSKYGAKKEKK, encoded by the coding sequence ATGCCAACCATTAACCAGCTAATCCGCAAGCCGCGGAAAGATCCAAAGAAGAAGACCAAAACGCCGGCCCTTTCCCGGACCTTAAACGCGCTCAAGGGCAGGAGCTACGTGCATCCTTCGCCGCTGAAGCGTGGAGTCTGCATTAAGGTCAGCACTACCACCCCGCGTAAGCCGAACTCGGCTCTGCGTAAGATTGCTCGTGTACGGTTAACCAACGGTATGGAGGTAACGGCTTATATTCCCGGAATTGGCCACAACCTGCAAGAGCACTCGGTGGTACTGATTCGCGGCGGCGGCCCTAAAGACTTAGCCGGTGTACGCTATACGATTGTGCGTGGCTCGCTCGATGCGGCTGGTGTTTCTAACCGTAAGCAAGGGCGCAGTAAGTACGGTGCCAAGAAGGAAAAAAAGTAA
- the rpsG gene encoding 30S ribosomal protein S7, producing MPRKKTKSFKRELIPDVKYQNVLVTKMINKIMQDGKKRLAEQLLYDAMEQAGDQLKKDPVEIFETAIKNVAPSVQVKAKRVGGATYQVPMEVRGDRKIHYAMIWIIGAARAKGGRAFDKILAKELMDAYNSAGDAVKKKEDTHKMAEANKAFAHFARY from the coding sequence ATGCCGCGTAAGAAGACGAAATCTTTTAAGAGAGAATTAATACCTGATGTAAAGTATCAGAATGTTTTAGTTACCAAAATGATTAATAAAATCATGCAAGACGGCAAAAAGCGTCTGGCCGAGCAGCTGCTGTACGATGCTATGGAGCAGGCCGGTGATCAGCTTAAGAAGGATCCGGTAGAGATTTTTGAAACCGCAATTAAGAATGTCGCTCCATCTGTGCAGGTCAAGGCCAAGCGGGTCGGTGGCGCCACTTACCAGGTACCAATGGAAGTCCGGGGTGATCGCAAGATTCACTACGCTATGATCTGGATAATCGGCGCGGCTCGTGCAAAAGGCGGCCGGGCGTTCGATAAGATTTTAGCCAAAGAGCTGATGGATGCCTACAACAGCGCTGGCGACGCCGTTAAGAAGAAAGAAGACACCCACAAGATGGCCGAGGCCAATAAAGCCTTCGCTCACTTCGCCAGATACTAG
- a CDS encoding DNA-directed RNA polymerase subunit beta, with protein sequence MASAQPTRRYFNKTEEVLPLPNLIKAQKDSFDWLIGEGLAELFASISPIEDFTGKSLALYFKDFHFEEPKYDAATSKAKNVTYEVPLKAQVRLENKETGEIKDQEIFLGDYPWMTDRGTFIINGVERVIVSQLVRSAGVFFMAEPAGGRNLYGAKVIPDRGAWLEMDTAANGVISVKIDRKRKIPVTTLLRAFGYSSDEEIIKLFKDVDTGEIKNIAETLDKDPSSNQSEAFMEVYRRIRPGDLATVENSKSLIESMFFDPKRYDFSKVGRYKLNKRLGLKLANTVENRILRPEDLVAVIREVVRLNHSQGPASDIDDLENRRLKMVGELIQAKFRVGLVRMERNVKDRMSVYDRATVTPGQLINVRPIVASVKEFFASSQLSQFMDQTNPLSETSHKRRLNAMGPGGLSRERAGFEVRDVHRSHYGRICPIETPEGPNIGLVSNLSTYAQVNEYGFVETPYRKVINRISPDKAAGHIARTTIKDGEKTIIKPGDKISPAAAKRLAKLGLEEVPVKAKVTGRIVYMDAADEKNAVITEYGTKIGPDGYFVEPRVSVRRSGEAEEEDANNVEYMDVSSQQIVSVSTALIPFIEHDDAKRALMAANMQKQAVALVSPQAPTVGTGMEQVVARDSGQVIVAEEDGVVESATAAEITVKYAKAGVKSYQLLNFVRSNQGNSIHQRTVVHSGQKVKKGDLLADGMSTDAGELALGQNVLVAFMSWGGYNFEDAIIISQRLVQDDRYSSIHIETYTIDVRDTKLGPEIVTRDIPNVSEDSLKDLDETGIVRIGAEVSAGDILVGKITPKGEQELSSEEKLLRAIFGEKARDVKDTSLRMPNGERGKVVGVKIFSREGGDELQAGVIQQFHVSIAQMRKISVGDKMAGRHGNKGVIARVLPIEDMPYLEDGTPVDMILNPLGVGARMNIGQVFETHLGWAANLLGYKVASPVFNGVHITKIKEELARAGLPEDGKAQLYDGRTGEPYHERTTVGFNYMLKLHHMIDDKIHARSTGPYAMVTQQPLGGKAQRGGQRFGEMEVWALEAYGAAHSLQEILTIKSDDVVGRSKAYEAIIKGEEIRGPRIPESFNVLVKELQSLSLGVDLIRDETSQEVDAEEVIAGEMDADVEELGTDKLIVGDEAVADMPLVDLAAGGGDEFEEAEKAEVTAKEKKEA encoded by the coding sequence TTGGCATCAGCCCAACCCACCCGCCGTTATTTCAATAAAACCGAGGAAGTTCTACCTCTGCCGAATCTCATCAAAGCCCAGAAGGATTCATTCGACTGGTTAATAGGTGAAGGTCTGGCGGAGCTGTTTGCTTCTATCAGCCCAATAGAAGACTTTACCGGCAAGAGCCTCGCGCTCTACTTTAAGGATTTTCACTTCGAAGAGCCTAAGTACGATGCTGCAACTTCAAAAGCTAAGAATGTAACCTACGAAGTGCCGCTAAAAGCCCAGGTAAGGCTTGAGAACAAAGAGACTGGTGAAATTAAAGACCAAGAGATATTCCTGGGCGATTATCCATGGATGACCGACCGCGGCACCTTTATTATTAATGGTGTAGAGAGAGTCATTGTATCCCAGCTAGTTCGTTCGGCTGGGGTTTTCTTTATGGCCGAACCGGCCGGTGGGCGCAACCTGTACGGTGCAAAAGTTATTCCTGACCGCGGTGCCTGGCTAGAGATGGACACAGCCGCTAACGGCGTAATTTCCGTTAAGATCGACCGCAAGCGCAAAATTCCAGTTACGACACTACTGCGCGCCTTTGGCTATAGCTCAGACGAAGAGATTATAAAACTGTTCAAAGATGTTGATACTGGTGAGATCAAGAATATTGCTGAAACCTTGGATAAAGACCCATCCTCTAACCAGAGTGAGGCCTTTATGGAGGTTTACCGACGTATTCGCCCCGGCGATCTGGCCACAGTTGAAAACTCAAAGTCTCTGATAGAAAGCATGTTCTTTGACCCTAAGCGCTACGACTTCTCTAAGGTAGGCCGCTATAAGCTAAACAAGCGCCTGGGCCTTAAGCTCGCAAATACGGTAGAAAACCGCATTCTGCGCCCCGAAGATCTGGTTGCCGTTATTCGCGAGGTAGTACGCCTAAACCACAGCCAAGGTCCGGCCAGCGATATTGACGACTTAGAGAACCGCCGCCTGAAAATGGTTGGTGAATTAATCCAGGCCAAGTTCCGGGTTGGCTTAGTCCGTATGGAGCGCAATGTTAAAGACAGAATGTCTGTTTACGACCGCGCTACTGTTACTCCCGGCCAGCTGATTAACGTTCGTCCTATTGTGGCTAGTGTTAAGGAGTTCTTTGCTTCCTCTCAGCTCAGCCAATTCATGGACCAGACCAATCCTCTAAGCGAAACCTCACACAAGCGCCGCCTGAACGCTATGGGCCCCGGCGGTCTCAGCCGCGAGCGCGCCGGCTTTGAGGTTCGTGACGTACACCGCAGTCACTACGGCCGTATCTGCCCGATTGAAACCCCAGAAGGCCCCAACATCGGTTTGGTATCGAACCTTTCTACCTATGCACAGGTGAATGAATACGGCTTTGTAGAGACCCCTTACCGCAAAGTTATTAATAGGATCAGTCCCGATAAAGCAGCCGGCCACATCGCCCGAACCACCATCAAAGATGGCGAAAAAACTATTATAAAACCCGGCGATAAAATCAGCCCGGCAGCCGCCAAAAGACTAGCTAAGCTGGGCCTGGAAGAGGTGCCTGTTAAGGCTAAGGTCACCGGCCGTATAGTCTATATGGATGCTGCTGATGAAAAAAACGCAGTGATTACTGAATACGGCACCAAAATCGGCCCCGACGGCTACTTTGTAGAACCACGGGTATCCGTGCGGCGTAGCGGTGAAGCCGAAGAAGAGGACGCCAATAACGTAGAGTATATGGATGTTTCTAGCCAACAGATCGTTTCCGTCTCTACGGCTCTAATTCCATTTATCGAGCACGATGACGCCAAGCGGGCCTTGATGGCTGCGAACATGCAGAAGCAGGCCGTGGCCTTAGTTAGCCCCCAGGCCCCAACAGTCGGTACTGGTATGGAGCAGGTTGTAGCGCGTGACTCGGGTCAGGTGATTGTGGCTGAGGAAGACGGAGTAGTGGAATCCGCTACAGCCGCCGAGATTACTGTGAAATACGCTAAAGCTGGCGTAAAGAGTTATCAGCTGCTGAACTTCGTGCGCAGCAACCAAGGCAACAGCATCCATCAGCGCACAGTCGTGCATTCCGGACAAAAGGTTAAAAAAGGCGACCTGCTAGCCGATGGCATGTCGACCGATGCCGGCGAGCTGGCCCTGGGCCAGAACGTTCTAGTGGCCTTTATGTCTTGGGGTGGTTATAACTTCGAAGATGCCATTATTATCAGCCAACGGCTGGTACAAGACGACCGTTACAGTTCGATTCATATCGAAACCTACACTATCGATGTGCGTGATACTAAGCTGGGCCCGGAAATCGTTACCCGCGACATTCCGAATGTCTCTGAGGACAGCCTGAAAGATCTCGATGAAACCGGCATTGTGCGCATTGGCGCCGAAGTCAGCGCCGGAGATATTTTGGTCGGCAAAATCACCCCTAAGGGTGAGCAAGAGCTTTCTAGCGAAGAAAAACTGCTGCGAGCCATTTTTGGCGAAAAAGCCCGAGATGTAAAAGACACTAGCCTGCGCATGCCAAACGGTGAGCGGGGTAAAGTCGTTGGCGTTAAGATCTTCTCGCGCGAAGGCGGCGATGAACTGCAGGCCGGAGTTATTCAGCAGTTCCATGTTTCAATCGCGCAGATGCGTAAGATTTCAGTCGGCGATAAAATGGCCGGCCGTCATGGTAACAAAGGCGTGATTGCCCGCGTATTGCCGATTGAAGATATGCCTTACCTGGAAGACGGTACGCCGGTAGATATGATTTTGAATCCGTTGGGTGTGGGCGCGCGTATGAATATCGGCCAGGTGTTTGAAACCCACTTAGGCTGGGCCGCTAATCTCTTGGGTTACAAAGTAGCTTCACCGGTCTTTAACGGCGTCCACATTACAAAGATTAAAGAAGAGCTGGCGCGAGCCGGCCTGCCAGAAGACGGTAAGGCTCAGCTCTACGATGGCCGTACGGGTGAGCCGTATCATGAGCGAACCACAGTCGGTTTCAACTACATGCTGAAATTGCATCACATGATAGATGATAAAATTCACGCCCGCTCGACCGGCCCTTACGCCATGGTTACCCAACAGCCCTTGGGTGGTAAGGCTCAGCGCGGCGGTCAGCGGTTTGGAGAAATGGAAGTCTGGGCACTAGAAGCCTATGGCGCTGCCCACAGTCTGCAGGAAATCTTAACAATTAAATCCGATGATGTTGTTGGCCGCTCCAAGGCCTATGAGGCGATTATTAAGGGCGAAGAAATTAGGGGCCCGCGCATTCCGGAATCATTCAATGTGTTGGTCAAAGAGCTGCAGAGTTTGAGCCTGGGTGTAGATCTGATCCGTGACGAAACTTCCCAGGAAGTTGATGCCGAAGAGGTGATTGCCGGTGAAATGGACGCCGATGTCGAGGAACTGGGCACAGATAAGCTCATAGTAGGCGATGAGGCTGTAGCTGATATGCCCTTGGTGGATCTAGCTGCCGGCGGCGGAGATGAGTTTGAAGAGGCTGAAAAAGCCGAAGTAACTGCTAAAGAAAAGAAAGAGGCTTAA
- the rpoC gene encoding DNA-directed RNA polymerase subunit beta', giving the protein MVDAKEGLDQMTSGFSAVKLALASPDQILEWSHGEIIKPETINYRTQKPEKDGLFCERIFGPTKDWECYCGKYKRIRYKDVVCDKCGVRVTRSIVRRERMGHIALAVPVTHIWFLRGTPSSIGLVLNMSIRDLERVVYFASYLVTEVDDERRKQAISDLENEYKTRKADIEKSFKAKASAKDADKSQLAEARTGEMADLEASYSSAKTELDGLAKLQLLTEAKYRELNLKYGDVFRAEIGAEAIRNLLAEIDIEKLVKQLAKEAEQSVGQKRKKTFKRLKMLEGMKGANLRPEWMVITDLPVIPPDLRPMVQLAGGRFAASDLNDLYRRVINRNNRLKRLIELGAPEVIRRNEKRMLQEAVDALIDNNARRERAVSSTGGRRKLKSLSDMLKGKQGRFRQNLLGKRVDYSGRSVIVAGPNLKLDECGIPKMMALELFKPFVMSKLIEAELAHNVKSASRMIERARNEVWDALEEIIAEKYVLLNRAPTLHRLGIQAFKPILIEGKAIQLHPLVCSAFNADFDGDQMAVHVPLSAAAQEEAKTIMLSTKNLLKPADGAAVVNPSQDIVLGCYYLTYDNISEPEPQKHFADFDEAITACEQGAIKLQTTITVPIEGVRTVTTAGRVIFNEILPEAIEFRNETMNKKKLQKLVTEIFVRCGGELTAMTVDNIKDLGFKYATLSGLSIGFDDFVVPPQKEKMVDEGESQVVEISKQFDMGLITDEERYRRTIEVWQKTNERIKELLEAAINESNATIGMFVESGARGDLSQVNQISGMLGLVNNPTGQIIELPIRSNYKEGFSTLEYFSSTHGARKGLTDTALKTAESGYLTRRLVDVSQDVFITEENCGDKEGSIVSRHESESIGETFAYRLAGRVAAATVKNAKGEVIAKAGEMISDTQANAIVADEAIEEVKIRTVLGCKTLWGICRQCYGLDLARGEMVKMGEPVGVIAAQSIGEPGTQLTMRTFHKGAAAGGEDITTGLPRVEEIFEARAPKGQAVLSEIDGMVKVREESGKKIIKITPANIKVTEYALDGRKTQVKDGAIVKPGDVMAADADGKRAIKSRIEGTVELKRGKILLAHTGEAVKEHQVPVYQSVQVSNGDLVTRGQRLTEGSVNLQDMLALLGEKAVHTYIIDSVQSIYSSQGQAINDKHIEIIIRQMFSRVQVEDPGETLFVTGDIVPKMSVTEENAALNAKAKVATYDQLLLPITKISTSSDSFLSAASFQDTTRVLIAAATRGKFDKLRGLKENVIIGRLIPVGTGFRAAEAEKKKPKTRAKAAAKK; this is encoded by the coding sequence GTGGTAGACGCAAAAGAAGGATTAGACCAGATGACCAGTGGGTTCAGTGCTGTTAAATTAGCGCTGGCTTCACCCGATCAGATTTTAGAATGGTCACATGGTGAGATTATTAAGCCCGAGACCATCAACTACCGCACCCAGAAGCCTGAAAAAGACGGACTGTTTTGTGAGCGTATCTTCGGCCCCACTAAAGATTGGGAATGCTACTGCGGCAAGTACAAGCGAATCCGCTACAAGGACGTAGTTTGTGATAAGTGCGGCGTTCGCGTAACCCGCAGCATAGTCCGCCGTGAGCGGATGGGCCACATTGCTCTAGCTGTACCCGTAACTCACATTTGGTTCTTACGCGGCACGCCCTCCAGTATCGGCTTGGTACTGAATATGAGTATTCGCGATCTAGAGCGAGTGGTTTACTTTGCCAGCTACTTGGTAACTGAAGTTGACGACGAGCGGCGCAAGCAGGCTATTAGCGATCTGGAAAATGAGTACAAGACTCGTAAGGCCGATATCGAAAAAAGCTTTAAGGCCAAGGCCAGCGCCAAAGATGCCGATAAGTCTCAGCTGGCCGAGGCTCGGACTGGCGAAATGGCTGACCTCGAAGCTAGTTACAGCTCAGCCAAGACCGAACTTGATGGCCTGGCCAAACTTCAGCTTCTGACAGAAGCCAAGTACCGCGAGCTGAACTTAAAATATGGTGATGTGTTTAGGGCCGAAATCGGCGCTGAAGCCATTCGCAACCTACTAGCCGAAATCGACATCGAAAAACTAGTAAAGCAGCTCGCTAAAGAAGCCGAGCAGTCTGTTGGCCAGAAACGTAAAAAAACCTTTAAGCGTCTGAAGATGCTGGAGGGCATGAAGGGTGCGAATCTGCGCCCTGAGTGGATGGTTATTACCGATTTGCCAGTGATTCCGCCTGACCTGCGCCCAATGGTGCAGCTGGCCGGCGGCCGGTTTGCGGCTTCGGACCTGAACGATCTCTATCGCCGGGTGATCAACCGTAATAATCGCCTGAAGCGCCTGATTGAGCTTGGTGCCCCCGAGGTCATTCGCCGTAACGAGAAGCGTATGCTTCAGGAAGCGGTAGATGCTTTAATAGATAACAACGCTCGCCGCGAGCGCGCCGTGTCTTCGACCGGCGGCCGTCGTAAGCTTAAGAGCCTAAGCGATATGCTTAAAGGTAAGCAGGGGCGGTTCCGCCAGAACCTCTTGGGTAAGCGAGTAGACTACTCTGGCCGATCGGTAATTGTAGCCGGCCCGAACCTAAAGCTCGATGAGTGCGGCATACCGAAGATGATGGCTCTCGAGCTCTTCAAGCCGTTTGTCATGAGCAAGCTGATAGAAGCTGAACTGGCTCATAACGTGAAATCCGCTAGCCGGATGATTGAGCGCGCACGCAACGAGGTCTGGGACGCGCTGGAAGAGATTATTGCCGAAAAGTATGTACTCTTAAACCGCGCACCGACCCTGCACCGTCTCGGTATTCAGGCCTTCAAACCGATTCTGATTGAAGGCAAGGCTATCCAGCTGCACCCGCTAGTCTGCTCGGCCTTTAATGCCGACTTTGATGGCGATCAAATGGCCGTCCACGTGCCGCTTTCTGCGGCTGCCCAGGAAGAGGCCAAGACCATTATGCTTTCAACCAAAAACCTGCTGAAGCCGGCCGATGGAGCAGCTGTCGTCAACCCCAGCCAGGATATAGTGCTGGGCTGTTACTACCTGACCTACGACAACATCTCTGAACCTGAGCCACAGAAGCATTTTGCCGATTTCGATGAAGCGATCACCGCTTGCGAGCAGGGCGCTATTAAACTCCAAACGACTATTACGGTTCCAATAGAAGGTGTACGAACAGTTACTACGGCCGGCCGCGTCATATTCAATGAAATCCTGCCTGAAGCCATAGAATTCCGTAATGAAACTATGAATAAGAAGAAACTGCAGAAGCTGGTAACGGAAATATTTGTACGATGCGGCGGCGAACTGACCGCCATGACCGTGGATAATATTAAGGACCTTGGCTTTAAGTATGCAACGCTTTCGGGCCTTTCGATCGGCTTCGACGATTTCGTGGTACCGCCTCAGAAAGAGAAAATGGTGGATGAAGGCGAGAGCCAGGTGGTAGAAATTAGCAAGCAGTTCGACATGGGGCTAATTACAGATGAGGAGCGCTATCGCCGCACGATTGAAGTCTGGCAGAAGACCAATGAGCGGATTAAAGAGCTGCTAGAGGCCGCGATTAATGAAAGCAATGCCACTATCGGAATGTTCGTTGAATCCGGTGCCCGCGGAGATCTCAGCCAGGTCAACCAGATCTCGGGTATGTTGGGTCTGGTAAACAACCCGACAGGCCAGATTATTGAGCTGCCGATTAGGAGCAACTACAAAGAGGGTTTTTCTACCCTGGAGTACTTCTCCTCGACCCACGGCGCCCGTAAGGGTCTGACAGATACAGCCCTAAAAACGGCTGAGTCTGGCTACCTAACCCGCCGTTTGGTAGACGTTTCGCAGGATGTGTTCATTACCGAAGAAAACTGCGGCGACAAGGAGGGCAGTATCGTCAGCCGACACGAATCTGAAAGCATTGGCGAAACATTCGCTTACCGCTTGGCCGGTCGTGTGGCAGCTGCCACGGTTAAGAATGCCAAGGGTGAAGTAATAGCCAAAGCTGGCGAAATGATCAGCGATACTCAGGCAAACGCCATTGTGGCAGATGAAGCAATTGAAGAAGTTAAAATCCGCACCGTTTTGGGCTGTAAGACGCTCTGGGGTATTTGCCGCCAGTGTTACGGACTCGATCTTGCCCGGGGTGAGATGGTGAAAATGGGCGAGCCGGTCGGCGTTATTGCCGCCCAGTCGATTGGTGAGCCGGGCACCCAGCTGACTATGCGTACCTTCCACAAGGGTGCTGCCGCTGGCGGCGAAGACATTACCACCGGTCTGCCGCGTGTAGAGGAGATTTTTGAAGCCCGCGCACCGAAAGGTCAGGCAGTGTTGTCTGAGATCGACGGTATGGTAAAAGTTCGCGAAGAGTCGGGCAAGAAGATTATTAAAATCACCCCGGCCAATATCAAGGTTACCGAGTACGCGCTAGACGGCCGCAAAACCCAGGTGAAAGACGGAGCAATTGTGAAGCCGGGCGATGTGATGGCTGCTGATGCTGACGGCAAGCGAGCTATAAAAAGCCGCATTGAAGGCACCGTAGAACTGAAGCGCGGTAAGATTCTGTTGGCCCACACCGGCGAAGCCGTAAAAGAGCACCAGGTTCCCGTGTACCAGTCGGTACAAGTATCTAATGGCGATCTGGTTACCCGCGGTCAGCGTTTAACAGAGGGCTCAGTGAATCTGCAGGATATGCTAGCGCTGTTGGGCGAAAAGGCCGTACATACCTACATAATTGACTCCGTTCAGTCTATCTACTCCTCGCAGGGTCAGGCCATTAACGATAAGCACATAGAGATAATCATTCGCCAGATGTTCTCGAGGGTGCAGGTAGAAGATCCGGGCGAAACTCTGTTTGTTACCGGCGACATTGTGCCGAAGATGAGTGTAACGGAAGAAAACGCCGCATTGAATGCTAAAGCCAAGGTGGCTACATACGATCAGCTGCTTCTGCCGATTACCAAAATTTCTACTTCGTCCGATTCATTCCTGAGTGCTGCCAGTTTCCAGGACACCACGCGTGTGCTGATAGCAGCTGCTACCCGCGGTAAGTTCGATAAACTGCGTGGATTAAAAGAGAATGTGATTATCGGCCGACTGATACCTGTCGGTACCGGGTTCCGTGCCGCTGAAGCCGAGAAGAAAAAGCCTAAAACCAGAGCTAAGGCTGCAGCCAAGAAGTAA